CACGACGAATATTGAGATGCGGGGACAAGGGATCGGCAAGTCGATTGCGAACCATAGTTTCACTCAAATGAAAAATGCGGGCTATAAATATGTCATGACGGATTGGTTGACGGCGAATCATTTAGCGTCATATTTCTGGCCTAAACTCGGATTCCGTTCGTATATGATTCGCATGGCGCGTACGATAGATGCACGCATCTCTTGGGCGGACGGACGATGACGGGCGTGAAGTTCGTCACATCGTGGAGTGGCGGCAAGGATTCTGCGCTCGCGGCGTATCGCGCAATCCGAGAAGGAAATACGCCGGCGATGCTATGGACGATGTTTGATAAAGATGAGTCGCATTCCAAGTCACATGCATTACCACTAGAGATCATTCAAGCGCAGGCGAAGCAAATGGACGTTCCGCTGATGATCCGAAAAGCAGATTGGGCTGGCTATGAAGTTCAATTCATTGATGCGATGCGCGTTGCGAGAGCACATGGTATTCATAAAGCAGTATTTGGAGACATTGATTTAGAAGATCATTTGCTGTGGGTACAATCGATGTGCGCCAAAGTCGGTATGGAAACCTATCATCCACTCTGGGAAGAACCGCGACGTACGCTGCTCGAAGAATTCATTGCGGAAGGCTTTGAAGCGTATGTGATTGTGGTCAATACAAAGATGATGCCTGCAGAATTTCTCGGGAGACGCTTTACGATTGAATTAATGGATGAACTCGAAGCACTTGGCATTGATAGTTGCGGGGAGTCAGGAGAATTTCATACGGTTGTCGTCGATGGACCGATTTTCAAGGAACGCATTCCTATGAAAATGAGTGAAACAATCGAAAAAGATGGTTATGTATTTATGAAGTGCGGGATAGAACAGGAAACTTCCACAGACTGAGAGAATGTCTGCGGAAGTTTCTTGTTTACTGAATAAACGTAGAAAAAGGAGTCGGTGTTTGATGAACAGCAAGAGAGTACGTACAGAGGCAGATCTTCAAAAAACTTTTGACATACGAAAAGCAGTATTCGTCCAAGAACAACAGGTGCCGGAAGAGGACGAGTTCGATGAATTTGATGGGTTGAACGGATTATGTGAACATATTTTAGTGGAACAAGAAGGGCAAGCAATCGCGTCAGGTAGATTGAGAGTGGTAGAGGGGGTAGGGAAGTTAGAGCGTATTTGTGTATTGGCTTCTCATCGAGGTCTAGGCGTTGGAAAAATAATTGTTGAAGGCTTGGAGGATGTCGCAAAGGACAAGGAAATCGCTTCCTTAACATTACATGGGCAGACACATGCGGAAGAGTTTTATCAGAAACTTGGATACGAAACTACGTCTGATGTATTCATGGAAGATGGCATACCGCATATTGTGATGGAGAAAAAGTTGGCTCTATAGGTACAAACAGCACCTGTTTTATAGAGAAATGCCCCTGCAGGTAGAAGATACAATCTACCTGTAGGGGCATTTCTTTATGGCATCCGCTCTTTTAGAAAGTGCGGATTTTATGCGGCTCACTTACGTAATTGAATTTCGATATTGATCTTGACTTCATCACTTACGACAACGCCGCCAGTTTCTAGTGCAGCGTTCCATGTTAAACCGAAGTCTCTACGATTAATTTTCGTATTACCTGTAAATCCAGCAGCTTGGTCTCCGCTCATTGGATCCTTCGCCATACCTTCATACGTAACGTTGAACGTGACAGGCTTCGTTGTATCTCTAATCGTGAAGTCGCCCGTTAAGTCATACGTATCTTTGGATGTCTCCTCAATTTTTGTCGCTTTAAATGATAAATGCGGATATTTTTCTACATCGAAAAAGTCAGCTGAACGTAAATGGTTATCTCGGTCGGCCTTGCGTGTATCGATACTGTTGGCCTCAATTGTAAAATCGATGGATGCACCTGTTAAATCTTCTGGATCAGCTTCGATTGTGCCTTGGAATTCGTTAAATGTACCTTTTACGTTCGAAATCATCATATGTCGTACTGAAAAACCTACTGTACTGTGTGCTGTGTCAACGTTCCATATTGCTTTTGTCATATACATCTCCTCCAATAATGGTTGTTATTTTACATGTAGTAACTTCTCTTTTACTAAAACAAAACGTGCTTATTGTTTTTTATTACATAGATCGTGTTTACTTCAACCAGTTTTTCGCTTGCATTGCGACTTCTTGTGTCAGGCTGTGTCCTTTTACCCATGCGGTTGTAACGTTTGCGCCTCTTTCTTCAAATAGACGGATGACGCGCTTGCTTTCGGATTCAGGCACGATCGGATCCCCTTCGCCTAGTGATAGGAATACGTCCACATCGCTGAAGTCATGTTTTTCTTCTAGATCTGCAGGATATAAGGGTGCGAATAAAGCGGCTTTTTTAAGTGTTTCTGGGTGTTTGAGCATCATTTGAATCGCGATATTCGAACCGTTTGAGAATCCGACTAGCACCGTATCTTCCATTTTGAAATCATACTCTTTTGCTTTTTCTTCAATGAATGCATACAGTTCATTGCCGCGGAACGCAAGATCTTCCCAGTCGTAGTGACCTTCACCGTGACGTTTGAAGAATCTGTTCATACCGTTTTCCTGCACATTTCCTCTGATGCCTAACACGTTGTATTCAGGATTGAGTAGTTCGGCAAGAGACACTAAGTCTGTTTCTGTACCGCCTGTGCCGTGGAGCAATACGAATACGGGTGCATCTTTTTTGTTTTCATGGTAAATATATTTCATTACACGCCAACTCCTTTGATTAGTTAACAGGCCGTTCTACTGTGAATAGCTTACCTATTTCCGCGTAATCACTACCGGCAAGTCTGCTTACGGCTTTTAGTTTCAACGGGTCAATATAGCCGTTATGATAAATGGTTTCATCTATGTGATAATGTTTTACTTTCAGCAATAAAACATCTGTAGTGGCGATGTTTTCTTCATTGTAAACGACCAATGAATCGTACAACTCTGTTTCAAACCGTACCTTGGTTTCATTCAACCCTGGAACTTGAACCGCTTTTGAGTCTACTGTTGTAAAACTCGATACATCCAGCTCGCTTTCATCCGGCCCTAGCGGTGCAGACGTCGCATTTGCTGCTTCTACGTTATCCGTATCCACAACTTGGACTACGGCTTCTTTCGTTTCATAAATATTTCTGGCCGTATCTTTCGAATTCCCGTCTACGCGCTGCACGGCGATCGATAACATAGGGGGGTCATAGGTGACGATATTGAAATAGCTGAATGGTGCAATATTAATAATACCCGAATCAGACATCGTAGAAACCAATGCGATCGGTCTAGGAATAACGGAACCAATCAGGAATTTCTTCTTTTCTTTTGCTGTTAGATCTCGTGGAGAGAAATTGAGCATGTTATACATCGACTAGACCTCCAATTTCGGCAGCTGATTTTCGTATTCTCGTCTGTTGTGTTCGTATTGTTCCGGTAATTTCAGCATGGAACCGAGTGATTTTATATCTTCATCGACATCGAAACCTGGACCGTCCGTTGCGAACTCGAACACGACTCGTCCTTTTTCTTTAATGTAGATCGAGTTAAAGTAATTTCTGTCTTTCACTTCGGTGACTTTCAATTGCTCATCAGTCAGTGCAGACTGCCATTCTTGCAATGCATCCTTATGCGGCACGGACCACGCGATGTGGTGGACCGTGCCGATCCCGAATCTCCCGGCAGGCTGCACAGGAGTTGCCGTAATAATATGTTGCTTTTCCTTGCCTACTGTTTCAAAGTGTTGATTTTGATCATTTATATCCAGTTCGTTTAATCCCATAAGGCCGGTAAGAAGTTCTTTTGTGCCTTCCGGATTTTCGGACAATAAAACAGCACCGTGGAAATCGACAATGTCATAATGATCTGTAGCAATTTCGCCTTCGACTAGTGCGAGCTCGAGTCCATGAACATCGTCGAACTCGAGTGTATCTTTACCGAAAAGTTGTGTTATTTCAGTATGGATGTTTTGAGCCGTCAGATACTCTTTCCAATAGTCCATGCTTCCTTTTGGTACTCTGAAAGCAATTCGTCCGACCTGACCACTGCCTTTTCTGCCATGATTCTGATTTGTCCAAGGGAAGAATGTAATGACTGTACCAGGTGTCACATGTTGATCTCCGAAGTACAAATGGTAAACGCTTGGATCTTCAAAGTTTACGGTTTGCTTAATCAGACGAAGTCCCAAAACATCTCTGTAAAATTTCAGGTTTTCATTAGGGTCTCCTACAATAGCTGTAATATGGTGGATCTTTTTAATTGCTTCCATTTATAAAACTCCTTTCAAACGATTATGACCGTGTGGTATCGAACGGGCGAATTTGTGATTCAATATATTCGCGTTTTGGCTCTAGGAACGGTGGGAGTGATAAGTTTTCGCCTAATGTTTCGTATGGTTCATCCGTCATGAAACCTGGACCGTCTGTGGATAGCTCGATCAGAATATGACCGACACGTGTATAAAGTGCTTCGAAGTAGAAGCGGTCTACATGGCCGGAATGTTGCATGCCCAATCCATCGTATTTTGCTTCCCAGTTCTTGATTGCCTCATGGTCCTTTACCCTGAACGATACATGGTGAACCTGTCCATATCCTTGACGACTTTGTGTTGTATGGTCATTTCGTAAGATGACTTGTCCTCCATTGCCGCCTTCACCTACATCAAACAGTGTCACATTTTCTTCTTCAAGAATCGGTTTCATACCATACACATCCGTAAGCATTTTCTTAAAATTTTCGAAATAGCTCACTGTGATTTCAATTGGACCTAAACCGTAAATCGCGTGTTCTTCAGGTACGGGTCCGTTTTTCCAAGGTGTACCGGGTGCTACGCCTTTATTATTTTCATCGGAGAACAGTTGGTATTTCTGTCCGTCCGCTTCTTGGAAAGGGAGTACCTTTTTGCCGAACAACTCTTGAATGCCGTCGTTTTCTACATCAAACTCATTGAAGCGTTCTAGGTAATATTCAAGTGCTGCATCGCTAGGTACTCGTAGTCCGATTCTAGAAATCGAGTTCGTCCCCGCCGTTCCTTTCGGGTTGTTCGGGAAGTCGAAGAA
This window of the Sporosarcina ureae genome carries:
- a CDS encoding VOC family protein — protein: MEAIKKIHHITAIVGDPNENLKFYRDVLGLRLIKQTVNFEDPSVYHLYFGDQHVTPGTVITFFPWTNQNHGRKGSGQVGRIAFRVPKGSMDYWKEYLTAQNIHTEITQLFGKDTLEFDDVHGLELALVEGEIATDHYDIVDFHGAVLLSENPEGTKELLTGLMGLNELDINDQNQHFETVGKEKQHIITATPVQPAGRFGIGTVHHIAWSVPHKDALQEWQSALTDEQLKVTEVKDRNYFNSIYIKEKGRVVFEFATDGPGFDVDEDIKSLGSMLKLPEQYEHNRREYENQLPKLEV
- a CDS encoding GNAT family N-acetyltransferase → MNSKRVRTEADLQKTFDIRKAVFVQEQQVPEEDEFDEFDGLNGLCEHILVEQEGQAIASGRLRVVEGVGKLERICVLASHRGLGVGKIIVEGLEDVAKDKEIASLTLHGQTHAEEFYQKLGYETTSDVFMEDGIPHIVMEKKLAL
- a CDS encoding flavin reductase family protein, with translation MYNMLNFSPRDLTAKEKKKFLIGSVIPRPIALVSTMSDSGIINIAPFSYFNIVTYDPPMLSIAVQRVDGNSKDTARNIYETKEAVVQVVDTDNVEAANATSAPLGPDESELDVSSFTTVDSKAVQVPGLNETKVRFETELYDSLVVYNEENIATTDVLLLKVKHYHIDETIYHNGYIDPLKLKAVSRLAGSDYAEIGKLFTVERPVN
- a CDS encoding diphthine--ammonia ligase, translating into MTGVKFVTSWSGGKDSALAAYRAIREGNTPAMLWTMFDKDESHSKSHALPLEIIQAQAKQMDVPLMIRKADWAGYEVQFIDAMRVARAHGIHKAVFGDIDLEDHLLWVQSMCAKVGMETYHPLWEEPRRTLLEEFIAEGFEAYVIVVNTKMMPAEFLGRRFTIELMDELEALGIDSCGESGEFHTVVVDGPIFKERIPMKMSETIEKDGYVFMKCGIEQETSTD
- a CDS encoding alpha/beta hydrolase, with amino-acid sequence MKYIYHENKKDAPVFVLLHGTGGTETDLVSLAELLNPEYNVLGIRGNVQENGMNRFFKRHGEGHYDWEDLAFRGNELYAFIEEKAKEYDFKMEDTVLVGFSNGSNIAIQMMLKHPETLKKAALFAPLYPADLEEKHDFSDVDVFLSLGEGDPIVPESESKRVIRLFEERGANVTTAWVKGHSLTQEVAMQAKNWLK
- a CDS encoding ring-cleaving dioxygenase — protein: MTNELLGIHHVTAMTDHAMRNYEFFTNVLGMRLVKKTVNQDDIHTYHTFFADDIGSPGTDMTFFDFPNNPKGTAGTNSISRIGLRVPSDAALEYYLERFNEFDVENDGIQELFGKKVLPFQEADGQKYQLFSDENNKGVAPGTPWKNGPVPEEHAIYGLGPIEITVSYFENFKKMLTDVYGMKPILEEENVTLFDVGEGGNGGQVILRNDHTTQSRQGYGQVHHVSFRVKDHEAIKNWEAKYDGLGMQHSGHVDRFYFEALYTRVGHILIELSTDGPGFMTDEPYETLGENLSLPPFLEPKREYIESQIRPFDTTRS
- a CDS encoding YceI family protein; protein product: MTKAIWNVDTAHSTVGFSVRHMMISNVKGTFNEFQGTIEADPEDLTGASIDFTIEANSIDTRKADRDNHLRSADFFDVEKYPHLSFKATKIEETSKDTYDLTGDFTIRDTTKPVTFNVTYEGMAKDPMSGDQAAGFTGNTKINRRDFGLTWNAALETGGVVVSDEVKINIEIQLRK